In Bythopirellula goksoeyrii, a single window of DNA contains:
- a CDS encoding alpha-N-arabinofuranosidase, whose protein sequence is MNKFLLILLSSLLVSQGQKVAVAEALEATATIHGDRAQGTISKHIYGHFMEHLGRCIYDGLWVGEESSIPNTRGIRNDVIAALKDLNCPNLRWPGGCFADDYHWRDGIGPRDKRPERINIHWGGVIETNAFGTHEFLDLCEIIGADPYIAGNMGSGSPQEMRDWIEYMTFAGESELANERRANGREEPWKIPFFGVGNENWGCGGNMTPEFYSDLYKRFATFCRDFSGNHLMRVACGPNGGDDNWTKVVFSRVGGHAQALSLHYYTLAAPWHDKLSATGFGEDQWFGILRSTMRMDDILNSTEAIMNDTDPEIYRGLYVDEWGTWYQVEEGTNPGFLYQQNTLRDALVAGLNFHIFQKHHQRVRMCNIAQTVNVLQAMILTEGEKMLLTPTYYAFEMCKVHQDTKFLPVELETPEYKFGDAAIPAVSVSASRGDDGTVYVSFVNTHAHDSINLKCQLAGVDAQKVTGRVLSADSLDAHNTFDQPNQVEPREFTDVSLNDSTLSTTLPPHSLVVVTLSN, encoded by the coding sequence ATGAACAAGTTCCTCCTAATTCTACTTTCGAGTCTGCTTGTATCTCAGGGGCAGAAGGTTGCTGTCGCCGAGGCACTCGAGGCCACCGCCACGATTCATGGGGATCGGGCTCAAGGGACGATCAGCAAGCACATCTATGGACACTTCATGGAGCACCTGGGTCGCTGTATCTACGATGGCCTTTGGGTGGGCGAGGAATCGTCGATTCCCAATACCCGCGGGATTCGCAACGACGTGATCGCTGCTCTGAAGGATCTGAATTGCCCGAATCTCCGTTGGCCGGGGGGGTGCTTTGCGGACGACTACCACTGGCGTGACGGCATTGGTCCGCGAGACAAGCGGCCCGAGCGGATCAACATCCATTGGGGGGGCGTCATCGAGACGAACGCGTTTGGCACGCACGAGTTTCTCGACCTTTGCGAAATTATCGGTGCGGATCCGTATATTGCTGGCAATATGGGGAGTGGGTCGCCTCAAGAGATGCGTGACTGGATCGAGTACATGACGTTCGCTGGCGAGAGCGAGCTGGCCAACGAACGACGCGCCAATGGTCGGGAGGAACCTTGGAAGATTCCCTTCTTCGGCGTCGGCAATGAGAACTGGGGCTGTGGTGGGAACATGACCCCCGAGTTCTACTCGGACTTGTACAAGCGATTTGCAACGTTCTGCCGCGATTTCAGTGGCAACCATCTCATGCGAGTCGCCTGTGGTCCGAATGGTGGTGATGACAACTGGACCAAAGTGGTTTTCTCGCGGGTAGGAGGACATGCTCAGGCTCTTTCGCTTCACTATTACACACTTGCCGCTCCCTGGCATGACAAACTCTCTGCAACCGGCTTTGGTGAGGATCAGTGGTTTGGCATTCTCCGCAGTACAATGCGAATGGATGATATTCTCAACTCCACCGAGGCGATCATGAACGACACCGATCCTGAGATTTATCGGGGTCTGTATGTCGATGAATGGGGAACGTGGTATCAGGTGGAAGAAGGGACGAATCCTGGTTTTCTGTACCAGCAGAATACGTTGCGTGATGCCCTGGTGGCGGGCCTCAACTTCCATATCTTCCAAAAACACCACCAGCGGGTGCGAATGTGTAACATCGCGCAAACGGTGAACGTTTTGCAGGCGATGATTCTGACCGAAGGGGAAAAGATGCTGCTTACTCCTACGTACTATGCCTTCGAAATGTGCAAGGTGCATCAGGATACCAAGTTTCTGCCTGTCGAACTTGAGACCCCCGAATACAAATTCGGCGACGCAGCGATTCCTGCAGTAAGTGTTTCTGCATCGCGGGGCGACGATGGCACGGTGTACGTTTCCTTCGTCAATACGCATGCCCACGACTCGATCAACTTGAAATGCCAGTTGGCGGGCGTGGATGCCCAAAAAGTTACCGGTCGAGTGCTCAGTGCCGACAGTCTCGATGCACACAACACGTTCGACCAGCCCAATCAAGTTGAGCCGCGCGAGTTTACCGATGTCTCTCTGAACGACAGTACCTTGAGCACGACACTGCCGCCGCATTCGTTAGTTGTAGTAACGCTCTCGAATTAG
- a CDS encoding 4Fe-4S dicluster domain-containing protein, which translates to MAKQGPRKKVPKELAIINADNCTGCESCLEVCPVDCIELKSLNGGILKGNQQWCEIDLERCVGCEVCVHIPGKKSNPYELLVCPWDAIEMVPTEQAAQVMAQVGGPPEYIHDNWDRLVGTAQKLAELRAAN; encoded by the coding sequence ATGGCCAAACAAGGTCCCCGCAAAAAAGTCCCGAAAGAATTGGCGATCATCAACGCCGACAACTGCACAGGCTGCGAGTCCTGCCTGGAGGTATGCCCCGTTGATTGTATCGAATTGAAGTCCCTCAACGGAGGCATCCTCAAAGGCAACCAGCAGTGGTGCGAGATTGATCTGGAACGATGTGTGGGCTGCGAAGTGTGTGTCCACATCCCAGGCAAGAAATCGAACCCCTACGAATTGCTCGTCTGCCCCTGGGACGCCATCGAAATGGTTCCCACGGAACAGGCTGCCCAAGTCATGGCTCAAGTCGGTGGACCGCCAGAGTACATCCACGACAACTGGGATCGCTTGGTGGGCACGGCACAAAAGCTAGCCGAACTACGGGCTGCGAACTGA
- a CDS encoding sugar phosphate isomerase/epimerase family protein translates to MKYAFCNEMFGDEPFEKVWAEACKLGYTGIEIAPFTLLPVSESVDVREVSTARRTEVKQQAADAGLEVIGLHWILAKTSGFYLTSPEKAVQQETAEYLKALAQLCADLGGKVMVLGSPQQRNLLPGVGYDEAESYAAEVLRTAMPTCEGLGVTIALEPLGPAEGDFMLTAETAIDLAKLVDSPSCKLHLDVKAMSTEPNSPDVVIRESNDWLVHFHANDPNLLGPGMGKVEYGPIFEALKDVDYTGWVSVEVFNYEPSPQEIAKQSIDYMQKVWAACF, encoded by the coding sequence ATGAAATACGCATTCTGCAACGAAATGTTTGGCGACGAGCCATTTGAAAAAGTCTGGGCTGAGGCATGCAAACTGGGTTATACGGGGATCGAGATCGCTCCTTTCACTCTCTTGCCAGTAAGCGAGTCAGTCGATGTTCGTGAGGTATCTACTGCAAGACGCACGGAAGTGAAACAACAAGCCGCCGATGCGGGGTTGGAGGTCATCGGGCTGCATTGGATCCTGGCCAAAACATCGGGATTCTATCTGACAAGTCCCGAGAAAGCCGTTCAGCAGGAGACAGCAGAGTATCTCAAGGCCCTTGCCCAGTTGTGTGCCGATTTAGGGGGGAAAGTGATGGTACTAGGCTCGCCCCAGCAACGCAACTTGCTTCCAGGAGTGGGGTACGACGAAGCGGAAAGTTATGCCGCGGAGGTACTGCGCACCGCCATGCCAACATGTGAAGGATTGGGAGTAACCATCGCTTTAGAGCCCCTGGGACCTGCCGAGGGTGATTTCATGCTTACGGCCGAAACGGCAATCGATCTGGCAAAGTTAGTTGACTCCCCAAGTTGCAAGCTCCATCTCGATGTGAAAGCTATGTCCACCGAGCCGAACTCGCCGGACGTAGTCATTCGCGAATCCAACGATTGGCTGGTCCATTTCCATGCCAACGATCCCAACTTGCTAGGACCTGGCATGGGCAAGGTTGAATATGGTCCGATTTTCGAAGCCCTCAAAGACGTCGATTACACAGGGTGGGTGAGCGTGGAGGTATTCAATTATGAACCCAGTCCACAAGAGATTGCCAAGCAGAGTATCGACTACATGCAGAAGGTATGGGCCGCCTGTTTCTAG
- a CDS encoding DNA-methyltransferase, whose product MTLKSGKIHQGHCIELMQRIDAGSVDLVFADPPFNIGYEYDQYDDRQDDEKYLDWCRTWIAEVHRVLKATGTFWLAIGDEYAAELKVAAQREIGFTTRSWVIWYYTFGVNCKNKFSRSHAHLFHFVKDAKKFTFNADDPAIRVPSARALVYGDKRANPAGRLPDDTWILRPQDFQSDAYGFTPDQDTWYFSRVAGTFKERQGFHGCQMPEQLLGRIIRASSHEGDLVLDPFAGSGTTLAVAKKLGREFVGCELSEDYVKYATDRLKQIGCGDPLDGPADPVASAPSTKNGTTLESRTKRLAGNSRQKSLLSE is encoded by the coding sequence ATGACACTTAAATCAGGGAAGATACACCAGGGACATTGCATTGAGTTGATGCAGCGTATTGATGCTGGCTCGGTCGATCTGGTATTCGCCGACCCTCCATTCAATATCGGCTACGAATACGACCAGTATGACGATCGCCAGGATGACGAGAAGTATCTCGACTGGTGTCGTACGTGGATTGCTGAAGTCCATCGCGTGCTCAAGGCAACAGGCACCTTTTGGCTGGCGATTGGAGACGAGTACGCGGCTGAATTGAAAGTAGCAGCCCAGCGAGAAATTGGCTTCACGACGCGCAGTTGGGTCATCTGGTATTACACCTTCGGTGTGAACTGCAAGAACAAGTTTAGCCGTTCGCATGCACATCTGTTCCACTTCGTGAAAGATGCGAAGAAGTTCACCTTCAATGCCGATGATCCTGCGATTCGTGTCCCTTCTGCCCGCGCATTAGTCTACGGTGACAAGCGAGCCAATCCCGCTGGGCGTCTTCCCGACGACACCTGGATCCTGCGGCCACAAGATTTCCAGAGTGATGCCTACGGATTTACGCCCGATCAGGACACCTGGTATTTTTCTCGAGTGGCGGGCACGTTCAAAGAGCGACAAGGCTTTCACGGTTGCCAGATGCCAGAGCAGCTTTTGGGTCGTATCATACGTGCAAGTTCCCATGAAGGTGATCTTGTACTTGATCCCTTTGCTGGTAGTGGAACGACATTGGCCGTCGCAAAGAAACTAGGCCGAGAGTTCGTTGGCTGTGAACTCTCCGAAGATTACGTCAAATACGCCACCGACCGTTTAAAGCAGATTGGCTGCGGCGACCCTCTCGATGGCCCCGCAGACCCCGTCGCCAGCGCTCCGAGCACGAAGAATGGGACGACATTGGAGTCGCGTACTAAACGACTGGCGGGAAATAGTCGCCAGAAATCGCTGCTGAGTGAATGA
- a CDS encoding putative ATP-dependent zinc protease, protein MKSAKPLLLCLVVISSAVGLHQYHSSDSVAKNFSPESISLTTVSLGDKSVRLIGPVAPVAENVSGLVFKARVDTGASRCSLHVAEWEIEDADAEMSANVGKTIRFRLVNRQGDSQWVTRQIAEVDLVRTSEAEEMRYLVPLSLSYQGVEREVLVSLNDRSKMNFAMLLGRNYLAGEFVVDVSREEADGSLFAGNP, encoded by the coding sequence GTGAAATCTGCCAAGCCTTTGCTGCTGTGTCTGGTCGTTATCAGTTCCGCCGTCGGACTCCATCAATATCATTCCAGCGACTCCGTTGCTAAGAACTTTTCCCCCGAGAGCATCTCTCTGACAACAGTCTCTCTAGGTGACAAGTCGGTCCGGTTGATTGGGCCGGTGGCACCAGTTGCCGAGAACGTTAGCGGGCTGGTTTTCAAGGCACGCGTTGACACGGGGGCGAGTCGCTGTTCATTGCACGTGGCAGAATGGGAAATCGAAGACGCAGATGCTGAGATGTCCGCTAACGTAGGCAAGACGATTCGTTTTCGCTTGGTGAATCGTCAAGGCGATTCTCAATGGGTCACTCGTCAGATAGCAGAAGTAGATCTCGTTCGCACTTCTGAGGCGGAAGAAATGCGCTATCTCGTGCCCCTATCGTTGTCCTATCAAGGAGTGGAGCGTGAGGTGCTCGTATCGCTCAACGATCGTTCAAAGATGAACTTTGCGATGCTCTTGGGCAGGAACTATCTAGCGGGCGAATTCGTAGTGGACGTGTCGCGTGAAGAAGCCGACGGGAGTTTGTTCGCAGGAAATCCGTAA
- a CDS encoding DUF7133 domain-containing protein gives MNLALHPISLAVCLILTSLSQGNDQAWVVYPGGDGAGKGKHLVFLSGDEEYRSEEALPMLARILSDRHGFKCTVLFAVNPKSGEIDPNNVASLPGSEAIGSADAIVMALRFRAWPAEAIERFSQAVTAGKPIIALRTSTHAFKYPKGSPYHKFNRFGEVVLGEEWVNHWGVHKKEATRGIIESSAKVDPIINGVSDIFGDTDVYEVYPPEDAKILLRGQVLSGMKSDSPPASYSKKRTNDGRSQDVNDPMMPIAWTRLVKNDAGSTNRVFCTTMGAATDLTCEDLRRLIVNAVFWGLEMEVPEKADVEIVGDFQPSAYGFDGFQRGVKPQDHAIEAMSKVGTLPLWLHKHERIALVGNSLAERMSLFGHFESLLHSRFPQQELVFRNFAWPCDAVDNRQRPSSYNAIDDPLEVFSPDTYLCFFGFNESFAGLEGEAAFRLAYEKYLDEMAKLYPRRSGAAPRFVLVSPIAWEPTGNSLWSNADQRNDQLRRYAAIVEEVAAERRLVFVDLLTPTETLFAAEPGMQYTINGCHLNEAGDREVGLILDQALFGSPASVKVGSQSFGELRDAINDKSWVHQQDYRMLNGWYVYGGRRTWDKETFPLEYAKIRAMAAVRDRRVWDIAQGKSPGPPDDSETGELYVPETRFGNPRQDYSEPEELKYLTPEESIATMRVPEGFEVQAFASERDFSELTKPVQLNFDNHGRLWVSCMPTYPQWKPGNPKPNDKLLILEDTDSDGRADNCTTFYDKLHCPTGFEFWNGGVLVTDQPRLLWLKDTDGDDRADVVVHLLDGWASDDTHHAIGAYEWSNGGLLHMLEGVSMHTAVESPWGPFRHQNTSGSYVFDPSTLKIRHFQTPGYGNPWCFVFDPWGQGIVGDGTTANQTWATLLSGAQFSGRRGVDLILDNQGMRPAVGNEFLFSRHLPDEVQGQFIYACVINMNGLPRFAIRDDGSGFQGERLMKSSRPDDLLVSTDKNFRPTDPQIGPDGALWFGDWCNALIGHMQYSQRDPSRDHIHGRIYRLVAKDHPLLEPITQAGMSEQELLEQLRSYEPRTRYRARRELRDRDTAKVISSVKKWTAQLDPSDSEYDRLRCESLWILQGHHSVDEVLLQEVFQSDSFQARAAATHLVADEREYLIDSFSMLQMQVLDEHPRVRLEAVRGLSFYPTLEAVEAVLTALDKPCDSDMKYVIQQTIGALEPVWTEPFQAGTFAVGRSHSREFLNEYLARQRPSLAAVEPLKVALDPDNSTLARNHAYDLLVNLAGNVDNGRAVFGRVCANCHQVGSSGYEFGPNLSDVGKRLDRREIIESIVEPSKKVDPKYVTTTILTADGLPMVGFVLKKTEDSITLALPEGVRKTFTNEDIDEVFETNQSSMPENLGSTIAPAEFLDVVEYLTTLK, from the coding sequence ATGAACCTCGCTCTTCATCCTATCAGCTTGGCTGTATGCCTTATTCTAACTTCGCTTTCTCAAGGCAACGACCAAGCGTGGGTTGTTTATCCCGGTGGAGACGGTGCAGGGAAGGGGAAGCACTTGGTATTCCTCTCGGGCGATGAGGAGTATCGCTCTGAGGAAGCCTTGCCGATGTTAGCCAGGATCCTCAGCGATCGACATGGCTTCAAGTGCACTGTGCTGTTCGCTGTGAATCCAAAGTCCGGCGAGATCGATCCCAACAATGTTGCTTCGCTCCCGGGGAGTGAAGCAATTGGCTCGGCAGATGCCATTGTGATGGCACTTCGGTTTCGCGCCTGGCCAGCCGAGGCGATTGAGAGATTTTCACAAGCGGTTACCGCAGGCAAGCCGATCATCGCGCTGCGGACGAGTACGCACGCATTCAAGTATCCAAAAGGGAGTCCGTATCATAAGTTCAACCGCTTTGGCGAAGTAGTGCTGGGAGAAGAGTGGGTAAATCATTGGGGTGTGCATAAGAAAGAAGCAACTCGTGGGATCATCGAATCCTCCGCCAAAGTCGATCCGATTATAAACGGTGTGAGCGACATTTTTGGCGATACGGACGTCTACGAAGTCTACCCCCCCGAGGACGCGAAGATTCTCCTACGAGGACAGGTTCTCTCAGGCATGAAGAGCGACTCTCCCCCAGCTAGTTATTCCAAGAAGCGAACCAACGACGGCAGGTCGCAGGATGTCAACGACCCAATGATGCCAATCGCCTGGACACGCCTCGTGAAGAATGATGCCGGCAGCACTAACCGTGTTTTCTGTACCACAATGGGGGCTGCGACCGATCTGACGTGCGAAGATTTGCGGCGCCTCATCGTGAACGCGGTGTTTTGGGGACTTGAAATGGAAGTCCCAGAGAAAGCGGATGTGGAGATCGTTGGCGATTTCCAACCGTCCGCGTATGGATTCGATGGTTTCCAACGTGGCGTGAAGCCACAGGATCACGCGATAGAAGCAATGTCCAAGGTTGGCACCTTGCCCTTGTGGCTTCATAAGCATGAACGGATTGCGCTAGTCGGCAATTCGCTTGCTGAGCGGATGAGTCTGTTCGGACATTTCGAATCGCTTCTTCATAGTCGTTTTCCGCAGCAGGAACTCGTGTTCCGCAACTTTGCCTGGCCATGCGACGCGGTTGACAACCGCCAGCGACCCAGTAGTTACAATGCCATCGACGATCCGCTGGAGGTATTCAGCCCCGATACTTATCTCTGCTTTTTCGGATTCAATGAGTCCTTCGCAGGCCTTGAAGGTGAGGCGGCGTTTCGCTTAGCCTATGAAAAATATCTCGACGAGATGGCGAAGCTATACCCTCGTCGATCAGGTGCAGCGCCGCGTTTTGTGCTCGTTTCACCCATCGCTTGGGAACCAACGGGCAATTCCCTCTGGTCAAATGCCGACCAGCGCAATGATCAACTACGACGGTATGCAGCGATCGTCGAGGAGGTAGCAGCAGAGAGAAGGCTCGTATTCGTTGATCTGCTCACTCCGACCGAGACTTTGTTTGCTGCCGAGCCAGGAATGCAGTACACGATCAATGGTTGTCACTTGAACGAAGCAGGTGATAGGGAAGTGGGTCTCATACTAGATCAGGCCCTGTTTGGCAGTCCAGCGTCTGTGAAAGTTGGTTCTCAATCTTTTGGCGAATTGAGAGATGCGATCAACGATAAATCCTGGGTTCACCAGCAAGACTACCGCATGCTCAATGGATGGTACGTCTATGGTGGTCGGCGCACCTGGGACAAGGAGACATTTCCGCTGGAATACGCCAAAATCCGCGCAATGGCCGCAGTGCGAGATCGACGTGTTTGGGACATTGCTCAAGGGAAGTCGCCTGGACCGCCGGATGACAGTGAGACGGGCGAGCTGTATGTACCTGAAACGCGATTTGGGAACCCGAGGCAGGATTACTCTGAGCCCGAAGAACTCAAGTATTTAACTCCGGAAGAGTCCATCGCCACGATGCGAGTGCCAGAAGGTTTTGAGGTGCAGGCATTTGCCAGTGAGCGCGATTTTTCGGAACTCACCAAGCCGGTTCAACTCAACTTCGACAATCATGGCCGCCTGTGGGTTTCGTGTATGCCTACCTACCCTCAGTGGAAGCCAGGCAATCCCAAGCCGAATGACAAATTGCTTATCTTGGAAGACACAGACAGCGATGGTCGCGCTGACAATTGCACGACCTTTTACGACAAACTTCATTGTCCCACCGGATTCGAATTTTGGAACGGCGGCGTTTTGGTGACTGACCAGCCGAGGCTATTGTGGCTCAAAGACACCGACGGAGATGATCGGGCGGATGTCGTTGTCCATCTGCTCGATGGCTGGGCTAGCGACGACACCCATCATGCCATCGGCGCGTACGAGTGGTCCAACGGCGGACTGCTGCACATGCTTGAAGGAGTCTCAATGCATACGGCCGTCGAAAGCCCTTGGGGACCATTTCGGCACCAAAATACCTCGGGTTCCTATGTTTTTGATCCATCAACTTTGAAGATTCGACATTTTCAAACTCCAGGCTATGGCAATCCCTGGTGCTTCGTCTTCGACCCGTGGGGCCAGGGTATCGTTGGAGACGGCACCACTGCCAACCAAACTTGGGCAACACTCCTTTCGGGCGCTCAGTTTTCTGGACGTCGAGGCGTCGACTTGATCTTGGACAATCAAGGAATGCGCCCCGCGGTTGGCAATGAGTTTCTGTTCTCCCGCCACTTACCTGACGAAGTGCAAGGACAGTTTATCTACGCCTGCGTAATAAACATGAATGGTCTCCCGCGATTTGCGATCCGTGACGATGGTTCAGGCTTCCAAGGGGAGCGTCTGATGAAATCTTCAAGGCCCGATGACTTGCTGGTAAGTACTGATAAGAACTTCCGTCCCACGGATCCGCAAATTGGTCCCGATGGCGCCCTCTGGTTTGGCGATTGGTGCAATGCCCTGATTGGACACATGCAATATTCTCAGCGTGACCCCAGTCGCGATCACATCCATGGACGAATCTATCGGCTCGTTGCGAAAGATCACCCTTTGCTTGAGCCGATTACACAGGCGGGCATGAGTGAACAAGAATTACTGGAACAACTTCGTTCCTATGAGCCTCGCACTCGCTACCGTGCTCGCAGGGAATTGCGCGACCGGGATACGGCGAAGGTCATCTCTTCAGTCAAAAAGTGGACCGCTCAACTCGATCCCAGTGATTCTGAATACGACCGCCTGCGATGTGAATCACTGTGGATCTTACAGGGACATCACTCCGTCGATGAAGTGCTCTTGCAAGAGGTATTCCAGTCAGATTCGTTTCAGGCTCGAGCGGCGGCAACTCATCTTGTCGCTGACGAACGTGAGTATTTAATTGACTCATTTTCAATGCTCCAAATGCAGGTACTGGATGAGCATCCCCGGGTAAGGTTGGAAGCGGTGCGGGGACTTAGCTTTTATCCAACTCTCGAAGCAGTCGAAGCGGTTCTCACGGCGTTGGACAAGCCTTGTGATTCCGATATGAAGTACGTAATCCAGCAGACAATCGGGGCCTTGGAGCCGGTGTGGACTGAGCCATTTCAAGCAGGGACGTTCGCTGTCGGGCGTTCTCATTCAAGAGAATTCTTAAACGAATATCTGGCACGCCAGCGTCCCAGTCTCGCTGCTGTAGAACCACTCAAAGTTGCACTCGATCCAGACAATTCCACGCTGGCCCGCAACCACGCATATGACCTACTTGTGAATCTTGCAGGCAATGTCGACAATGGCCGCGCAGTTTTTGGTCGAGTGTGTGCGAACTGTCACCAAGTGGGAAGCTCCGGCTATGAGTTCGGCCCGAATCTTAGCGATGTCGGCAAGCGTCTCGATCGCCGTGAGATTATCGAATCAATAGTTGAACCAAGCAAAAAGGTGGATCCTAAATATGTAACAACAACCATTCTCACTGCCGACGGACTTCCTATGGTAGGATTTGTCCTTAAGAAAACAGAGGATTCGATCACCCTCGCTCTTCCCGAGGGGGTAAGGAAGACCTTTACCAATGAAGACATCGATGAAGTTTTCGAGACAAATCAGAGTAGTATGCCCGAAAACTTGGGCAGTACGATCGCTCCGGCTGAGTTTCTCGATGTGGTCGAATATCTGACGACTCTGAAGTAG
- the rlmN gene encoding 23S rRNA (adenine(2503)-C(2))-methyltransferase RlmN, which yields MKQVSIFDAPEFERLQRELQIDPQYMRKLRNALFKHFQADDMAIVDFPSPERLSLHPLTIESRHDSQLDGATKLLFRTAGGMLIETVILRITTGRTTLCVSSQVGCAAACDFCATGKMGIARVLSAEEICDQVLQTGQLLAREGRKLRNIVFMGMGEPFHNEEQLYSSLQILTDAKMFHFSPAKILVSTVGIADAMLRCVRRFPQVNLALSLHSVNQIVREQLIPIAKKYPLEQLQATLRKVNSLQGKPVMIEYLMLSGVNDSDDDACAVVDWLTSLNVHVNLIPYNSIEDAPHLAGTDRAGREAFAGILKQAGIPTTIRYSLGADIAAACGQLVRKENRAQAMAQLQ from the coding sequence ATGAAACAAGTCAGCATCTTCGACGCACCTGAATTTGAACGATTGCAGCGAGAACTGCAAATCGATCCCCAATACATGCGTAAATTGCGTAACGCATTATTCAAACATTTCCAAGCCGATGATATGGCGATCGTCGACTTCCCCTCCCCGGAGCGACTTTCCTTACATCCTCTCACTATTGAATCACGTCATGATTCACAACTTGATGGTGCAACCAAATTATTGTTTCGTACAGCGGGTGGAATGCTCATTGAGACCGTGATTCTCCGCATCACGACGGGTCGTACAACTTTGTGTGTGTCGAGTCAGGTTGGTTGTGCAGCGGCGTGCGATTTCTGCGCTACAGGCAAGATGGGAATCGCACGTGTTCTTTCGGCTGAGGAAATCTGCGATCAGGTATTGCAGACGGGGCAACTGCTAGCAAGAGAAGGCCGCAAACTTCGCAATATCGTCTTCATGGGGATGGGTGAGCCATTCCACAACGAGGAGCAACTTTACTCATCCCTCCAAATACTGACCGATGCGAAGATGTTCCATTTCTCTCCAGCGAAGATCCTGGTCTCGACGGTGGGGATTGCCGACGCAATGCTTCGCTGTGTACGCCGGTTTCCCCAAGTTAACCTCGCTTTGAGTTTGCACAGTGTCAATCAGATAGTGCGCGAGCAGTTGATCCCCATTGCCAAGAAATATCCTCTCGAACAATTGCAGGCTACTCTCCGGAAGGTGAACTCATTGCAGGGAAAGCCTGTAATGATTGAGTATCTGATGCTCTCCGGCGTAAATGATTCAGATGATGATGCCTGCGCAGTAGTGGATTGGCTCACTAGCCTCAATGTCCATGTCAATCTGATTCCCTATAACTCGATCGAGGACGCCCCGCATCTTGCAGGGACAGATCGAGCAGGTCGCGAAGCCTTCGCTGGAATTCTCAAGCAGGCTGGCATTCCAACAACGATCCGCTATTCATTGGGAGCCGATATTGCTGCCGCTTGCGGGCAATTAGTTCGGAAAGAGAATCGTGCTCAGGCGATGGCGCAGTTGCAGTAA
- the epmB gene encoding EF-P beta-lysylation protein EpmB gives MAILTSNDRSVRPASKPAQEDSWQAEIRQAVRTSSELCRRLGLSESLACDAAVGAAQFPVFVPPGYLARIEPNSPHDPLLRQVLPLGGEGKAVDGFTADPVGDELAALHPGVLQKYQGRALLIATGSCAVHCRYCFRRHYPYEEVPHSEAAWDSALTAIAEDPSITEVILSGGDPLMLVDSRLAMLVGKIADLPHVTRLRIHTRLPIVVPLRVTDELLQTLTDTRLTSVIVVHTNHARELAHDVAVALSNLRDAGITLLNQAVLLRGVNDSVDAQRELSERLVAVGVLPYYLHQLDRVAGAAHFEVPIAEGKQLVGELRRQLPGYMVPRYVQEIAGETNKTVLA, from the coding sequence ATGGCTATTCTAACGAGTAATGATCGATCTGTCCGCCCCGCCTCAAAACCGGCGCAGGAGGACTCTTGGCAGGCCGAAATCCGCCAGGCAGTGCGCACCTCGTCCGAGTTATGTCGTCGGCTAGGGCTCTCTGAGAGCTTGGCCTGTGATGCAGCCGTAGGCGCTGCCCAATTCCCAGTGTTTGTGCCGCCAGGCTATTTAGCTCGTATAGAACCGAACAGCCCCCACGATCCGCTTCTCCGACAGGTTCTGCCACTGGGGGGAGAAGGCAAAGCCGTGGATGGTTTTACAGCCGATCCAGTGGGCGATGAATTAGCGGCTCTGCATCCTGGCGTGTTGCAAAAATACCAGGGTCGCGCGCTGCTGATTGCCACGGGGAGCTGCGCGGTACATTGTCGGTACTGCTTTCGGCGCCACTATCCTTACGAAGAAGTACCCCACAGCGAAGCGGCTTGGGATTCGGCGCTGACTGCAATTGCGGAGGACCCCTCGATTACGGAAGTCATACTCAGTGGAGGTGATCCGTTGATGTTGGTGGACTCACGGCTAGCGATGTTAGTGGGTAAGATAGCAGATTTGCCCCACGTTACACGACTTCGGATCCATACGAGATTACCGATTGTTGTGCCTCTGCGAGTCACCGACGAGTTGCTCCAGACTCTTACCGATACGCGACTGACAAGTGTGATCGTTGTCCATACAAACCATGCTCGTGAACTAGCCCATGACGTGGCAGTAGCACTCAGCAATCTTCGCGATGCTGGCATCACGCTCTTGAATCAAGCGGTCCTGCTTCGGGGGGTCAATGATTCGGTCGACGCGCAGCGGGAGTTGAGCGAACGACTCGTCGCGGTTGGCGTGTTGCCATACTATTTACATCAATTGGATCGCGTAGCGGGGGCGGCTCACTTTGAAGTGCCGATTGCAGAGGGGAAGCAATTAGTTGGCGAACTTCGACGACAACTGCCGGGCTACATGGTGCCACGTTACGTGCAAGAGATCGCTGGCGAAACGAACAAGACGGTGCTCGCATGA